A genome region from Nocardia sp. NBC_01730 includes the following:
- a CDS encoding helix-turn-helix domain-containing protein, translated as MTTAIESGFARQLKHWRTLRRVSQLDLAIRADTTQRHLSYLEQGRSRPGRTMVVRLAESLDLSLRERNGLLLAAGYAPVFPESDLDTAELAPALEALTAILDGHLPYPALIARPYGVLLAANAAFDLLTEGAAPWLLEPPVNVLRLALHPDGLAARVLNLPEWGRHVTEALRSRVARSPDPALDALIAELEGYLPQTDPGQDHLGFAVPLRLRGNEDELRLITTITSFATAVDITLAELQLEAFLPANEQTARVLRERAALRSGSDKSCRSEGPAGPLA; from the coding sequence ATGACGACGGCGATCGAGTCCGGGTTCGCTCGGCAGCTCAAACACTGGCGGACCCTGCGCCGGGTCAGCCAGCTCGACCTCGCGATCCGCGCCGACACCACGCAACGGCATCTGAGCTATCTGGAGCAAGGACGGTCGCGGCCGGGGCGCACCATGGTGGTGCGGCTCGCCGAGTCGCTCGACTTGTCCCTGCGCGAGCGCAACGGGCTGCTGCTCGCCGCGGGCTACGCTCCGGTCTTTCCCGAATCCGACCTGGACACTGCGGAATTGGCACCGGCGCTGGAGGCACTGACGGCCATCCTGGACGGCCACCTCCCGTACCCGGCGCTGATCGCCCGGCCCTACGGCGTCCTGCTCGCCGCCAACGCCGCATTCGACCTACTCACCGAGGGCGCCGCACCGTGGCTGCTCGAACCCCCGGTCAATGTGCTGCGGCTCGCGCTGCACCCGGATGGATTGGCGGCCAGGGTGCTCAACCTGCCGGAATGGGGCAGGCACGTCACCGAGGCGCTACGGAGCAGAGTCGCCCGCAGCCCCGACCCCGCCTTGGACGCGCTAATCGCCGAGCTGGAAGGCTATCTGCCACAGACCGATCCGGGCCAGGATCATCTCGGCTTCGCGGTACCTTTGCGCCTGCGCGGCAACGAGGACGAGCTGCGTTTGATCACTACCATCACCTCGTTCGCCACCGCCGTCGACATCACGCTTGCCGAGCTGCAGTTGGAAGCGTTTCTGCCCGCAAACGAGCAGACCGCGCGGGTCCTGCGCGAGCGCGCCGCGCTGCGATCCGGATCGGACAAGTCCTGCCGGTCCGAGGGACCGGCAGGACCACTCGCCTAA